The window AGTTTGCATAGCTCTGCCCTTTCTCTAAACGCGCGCCTTAGGCCGCCTCTTCCTTTTTCGCTTCATATTTTTTCGTCCGGTCGCGCCAATCGGACACGGCAGCTTTAATCGCATCTTCCGCGAGAACCGAACAATGGATTTTCACCGGTGGCAAGGACAGTTCTTGCACGATCTGCGAGTTCTTAATCTGGTAGGCTTCGGCGACAGTCTTTCCCTTGACCAGTTCAGTGACATAACTTGACGACGCAATCGCGGAGCCACACCCGAAGGTCTTAAAGCGTGCGTCTTCGATCACCTCGGTCTCTGGGTTGATCTTGAGCTGGAGTTTCATCACGTCTCCGCACTCCGGAGCGCCAACCACGCCAGTCCCTACGTTATCTTCATCTTTCACAAAACTGCCCACGTTTCTGGGATTTTGATAATGCTCTAAAACCTTATCTGTGTAGGCCATGATTCGCTCCTTTTCTCCGCTGCTGCGGAGGGTTTTCCTACGCCCGCCAAATATAGACCCATAGGGTCCATGTTGTCAACGATCCACAGGCTACCATTTTTCGTAGTGCACAGCGCGGCGTTCGTACCCAGCGCCGCGCAACAGATCGCGAAGCTGCGTCACCGAACTCCCAACGCCGCAGATGAAGAAATGGCGGCTACGGTCTTGGTCGGCCAGCAGGTAGCGGCGCTCGGCATGTTCCACCCACGTCCCTTGTCTTTCTAGCCATGAGGAAGGTGGCTCCGAGAGTATAGGCTCGAAGTGAAATGAGGGATAATCCCGTGCCCAGGTTTCTAGCTCCTGACGATACAGGAGGTCGCTTTCCCGCCTCGCACTGTAAAGAAGCCGCATCGGCACCGGACGAGGCAGTGCAAGCATTTGCCGGATCATCGGACGTATAGGAGCAATGCCGGTCCCTTCGGCAAGGAAGACGCATTCCACGCTCAGCGGATGATCGAGCACGAAGGTACCCCAAGGGCCGGTAAAGTTGAGACAATCTCCGACCTGACAGTCGAACAGGTACGATGATCCAAGCCCGCCGGGAACGAGATTGAAACAGATTTCCAACGGCGCATCCTCTACAGGATCAGAGGCAATGGAGTACGGGCGAGTCAGCATCTTCCCAGCAACCGGGAGAGAGAACGACAAAAATTGCCCGGGCTGAAAATTGAGGCGTCGAGTCGGCGGCAAGCGCAAGAATAACGAACGCGTGTCAGCATTGTGGTCGTACACGCGCTCGATGATCGCCGTATAGGCATTGGGCGGGTGGGCAGTTGGTTCTCCCATAAGTGAAGCGGACCTCGCCTCGGCTCAGTTTCTCCTTCACGCCTGTTGGTTAATCGTGTAGCGCGGGATCACAATGACGATCTCGCCGCCGGTAATCACGGCCTGGCAGCCGAGACGAGAAGTAGGCGTCAGCCCTGGAGCCTTGTCGAGCAGATCATCTTCCTCTTCAGTATTCTCAGAAAGCTGAGCCATGCCCTTTTTCACGATGACATGGCACGTAGTGCACGCACAATTGCCGCCGCAGGCGTGCTCAAGAGATGCATCGTGGCCGAGCAGCACGTCAAGAATCGACCCCGACTGACCGTCATGTTGAAACGGAGCTTGGGACGGATCGAACTCGATGACACGCTCGGGATCGCCGGTTTCATAGAGGACACGCAGTATGGCCATGACTCTGCTTTTTCTCGCCCAATTATCCTACTGGGCAACTCCCAGTTCGCGGCGGGATCGCTCCTCCAACCGCATCAGCACTTGTCGGGCAATCTGGACGAACGCCAAGCTCTGCGGGTGTGCAGGGTCGGCAATGACCAGCGGTCGCCCTTGATCTCCATCCTCTCGGATCTCACGCACCAGGGGAATCTCGCCGAGAAAAGCCGTGTGGAATTGTTCAGCCATGCGCGCACCGCCACCGTGGCTGAAAATTTCGGCCCGATGGCCACATTTACGGCACACATGGTAACTCATGTTTTCGATGACCCCGAGCACTGGCACCTCGGCCTCGGTAAACATCTTCACTCCACGGCGCACATCGAGCAGTGCCACATCTTGCGGCGTCGTCACCACCACACCGCCAGCAAGAGGCGTCTTTTGCATGATCGTTAGCTGCGCGTCGCCGGTCCCTGGCGGGAGGTCAATCACTAAAACGTCGAGTTCTCCCCATTCCACATTCTGGAGAAATTCCGTCAGCAGCTTATCCAGCATGGGGCCACGCCACACGACCGCCTGCCCATCTGGTACTAAAAATCCAGTAGACATGACTTTCAAGCCATGCTTGATCACCGGCAACAGACGTTTCTCTTCGGTCACTTGTGGACGTTCGTCGATGCCAAGCATCAGCGGGATGCTTGGACCATACACATCGGCATCGAGAATGCCGACGCGTCGCCCCAACGTTGTAAGCGCCGCCGCCAAATTCACCGAGACGGTGGACTTGCCCACTCCACCTTTCCCACTGGCCACAGCGACAAGATATTGTATTCCAGGCAGCTCGGGTTTCGGCGGACGTGGAGCAGCGACCGGCGCAGGACGCTGCATTTCCACTTGGATCGGCACGGACACCAGCGATTTCAACGCCGCGATCACATCGTCACGGAGAACGGTGAGCGCTTCTGGATTATCCGACGATGGCGCAAGCTGCACCATCACACTGGCACTTCCCACCAGAATATCTTTCACCATGCCGAAATCGACGATATTCCGGCTGAATCCCGGATATCTGACTTGCTTCAGCGCTTCAAGCAGCTCTTGCGGAGTTGGCATAGGTTGGCCGTTACCCTTTCACCGCGTACTCGGTCGCGAGTTGTTCGCTCAAACTTCTCAAGTACTCGAAGGTGTAAATGCCCGTCTCATGACCATCTGCCCAGCGAGGATTGAGGGCATAATGACCGACCATAGTAATGGTGGAGAGTTGCGGGTTCTTTACGGTAACGAAGTGCC of the Deltaproteobacteria bacterium genome contains:
- the iscU gene encoding Fe-S cluster assembly scaffold IscU, with product MAYTDKVLEHYQNPRNVGSFVKDEDNVGTGVVGAPECGDVMKLQLKINPETEVIEDARFKTFGCGSAIASSSYVTELVKGKTVAEAYQIKNSQIVQELSLPPVKIHCSVLAEDAIKAAVSDWRDRTKKYEAKKEEAA
- a CDS encoding FAD-dependent oxidoreductase, with protein sequence MGEPTAHPPNAYTAIIERVYDHNADTRSLFLRLPPTRRLNFQPGQFLSFSLPVAGKMLTRPYSIASDPVEDAPLEICFNLVPGGLGSSYLFDCQVGDCLNFTGPWGTFVLDHPLSVECVFLAEGTGIAPIRPMIRQMLALPRPVPMRLLYSARRESDLLYRQELETWARDYPSFHFEPILSEPPSSWLERQGTWVEHAERRYLLADQDRSRHFFICGVGSSVTQLRDLLRGAGYERRAVHYEKW
- a CDS encoding 2Fe-2S iron-sulfur cluster binding domain-containing protein, which codes for MAILRVLYETGDPERVIEFDPSQAPFQHDGQSGSILDVLLGHDASLEHACGGNCACTTCHVIVKKGMAQLSENTEEEDDLLDKAPGLTPTSRLGCQAVITGGEIVIVIPRYTINQQA
- a CDS encoding Mrp/NBP35 family ATP-binding protein codes for the protein MPTPQELLEALKQVRYPGFSRNIVDFGMVKDILVGSASVMVQLAPSSDNPEALTVLRDDVIAALKSLVSVPIQVEMQRPAPVAAPRPPKPELPGIQYLVAVASGKGGVGKSTVSVNLAAALTTLGRRVGILDADVYGPSIPLMLGIDERPQVTEEKRLLPVIKHGLKVMSTGFLVPDGQAVVWRGPMLDKLLTEFLQNVEWGELDVLVIDLPPGTGDAQLTIMQKTPLAGGVVVTTPQDVALLDVRRGVKMFTEAEVPVLGVIENMSYHVCRKCGHRAEIFSHGGGARMAEQFHTAFLGEIPLVREIREDGDQGRPLVIADPAHPQSLAFVQIARQVLMRLEERSRRELGVAQ
- a CDS encoding DUF971 domain-containing protein, with the translated sequence MPVPRLIVPVEEDALLRILWDDDLLSDYPFEYLRGWCPCAACQGHGVERHFVTVKNPQLSTITMVGHYALNPRWADGHETGIYTFEYLRSLSEQLATEYAVKG